Proteins from a genomic interval of Solea solea chromosome 10, fSolSol10.1, whole genome shotgun sequence:
- the LOC131467360 gene encoding calmodulin-regulated spectrin-associated protein 3-like isoform X3 — MVDSPSAMKKTFSVPEIKPLDQYDFNRAKIRASVRWLLSKSYASAETIPVELQEPLYKDRYEQEHLKPAVSKLLLTPEIYCRASQGSPADTSALLQYLIRKGFTPKVQDVDVTEEDLCSVPLKLKCHLALIDSMMSLAAKETVGQVKMALEAEQMGAGAPWENALLFWVNMLNQKLRESTEEDEPLKSQSCTDLQPAQETCQSNRWYWKLVPIRYRKDKVQSKLTPTFPLVSAVKDLSNGCAVAAVLHFYCPSLLPLEDVCLKDTMSVADSVYNLQLIKEFCETNLQNSCSLAVEDLLYAPPVLHLNIMNFIAELLDWFEVKKPDFVQPIQPIDLIDVSRFLGCTSPVSGNSNSGSPSFIFKHPFVPISSPVSPENKSWTKKQISRPLSAVTFSIPFGLDSDVDIVMGNPIDSVFHSVSTDNLTTGIPAMTRVPYSPPEDLSHLVSASAPMQRSSWGPYAQTAPLGELPTIEEALQVVHTPNSKGVKKVRIPEKGGGVFGGKPEPRLRPEGAPAGFFLHCLEEDNPQLSSSAPSRSGILYRPVGGGVGGTEKQGRAERRERSGRSSDMSRDDDSVLRDGSVDSSEASDDTPRNAPGNIRPSSGHQGNHSTSNSPRMTSFAERRDNRRRHPAAPGEESTSTPTQGTPGTPGTPGTPHTPSTPAGAPGHQDSPGPRCPEPGSEAWELGARLEEKRKSIEAQKRRIEAIFAKHRQRLGKNAFLQLKREQGEGGGQAAEEDSLTLEERLTQMEEQLKQEEEKEKKEEEKDGNKEKENPSVSNPPRLEKQVTFSIDSKKGTEKEKAGEAVFVEYNEVVNKLSEALQSLQKDMQKLTDQQQQLMSNQRPINNHKTTPKSTLRSNIQTPPKTPPHTPTKTPPRTPTKTPTRSTSKGWVIPTNPNVPTASSPSRRSNIHSLSTSPKTAISSSCPAPRTKIHSSTPRSPKHHQRLQNQRPHPRPSELKFPPLNRVLAPTQTVDTLPHLRRVSPSKCQVQTSSSFRIGGPQTPQASPQPAQQLQPDESTSETGSSETPTQFSLELEQEQEDVEAVGALPAPSQTRQDHPRAACGSSSGAPSECSFESETLSLSAAYSTGGEGGRHGGAGNRCSLIEVSLSSLGGPEGGSDEPTDEGHEFSSDSMSDHTESAAEPVRRLAPELLDPIEQLNLGAEVTDSPEEKTESKDDTRQTQMLEPSAEQNDQDTKGGIGFFFKDEELYHEGEMAQRKALLLERQQRRTEEMKKRRQWLEQEKEIRPTSSDRRIASPSNTPPAGTTSPSPTPPATPGARWGDFTRGEYALRHQLKIMDDLDKMMRQKSSNQGRSSAKKTRSRPRSMTREETKLSLSPAKGTAGSKLNKVYSHSSLTLAATDEPGNVGSDHTKKPQSRHDSPSRCVTPSKLANQSGERDLESGSNGASPALEYTGPKLFKEPSFKSNKFIINNALSRCCLAGKVNETQKNKIVEEIEKSPANHFLILFRDSSCQFRGVYTMNPDSQELVRLAGVGPRTIGSTQVEAIYKYSSDRKQFSAIPSKTMGMSVDAFTIPGHLWHGGGGAAGGGSRRASITKKAVITK, encoded by the exons ATGGTGGACTCTCCCAGCGCGATGAAGAAGACCTTCTCGGTGCCGGAGATCAAACCTTTGGACCAGTACGACTTTAACCGGGCCAAGATCCGCGCCAGTGTCCGGTGGCTGCTGTCGAAGTCTTACGCCTCTGCAG AAACCATTCCTGTTGAGTTGCAGGAGCCACTTTACAAGGACCGGTATGAACAAGAGCACCTTAAGCCGGCTGTCTCCAAGCTGCTTCTCACCCCGGAGATCTACTGCCGAGCGTCGCAGGGGTCACCTGCCGACACCTCCGCCCTCCTGCAGTACCTCATTAGAAAAGGTTTCACTCCAAAGGTCCAGGATGTTGATGTCACAGAGGAAGATCTCTGCAGTGTTCCCCTCAAGTTG AAATGCCACCTTGCTCTGATTGACTCTATGATGTCACTGGCTGCCAAAGAGACAGTCGGTCAGGTGAAGATGGCGCTGGAGGCGGAGCAGATGGGCGCCGGGGCTCCGTGGGAGAACGCTCTGCTGTTCTGGGTCAACATG CTAAACCAGAAGCTGAGAGAAAGCACAGAGGAAGACGAGCCTCTCAAGTCACAGTCGTGTACAGATCTGCAGCCTGCTCAGGAaacg TGTCAGTCCAACCGCTGGTACTGGAAACTAGTCCCC ATCCGTTATAGGAAAGATAAAGTGCAGTCGAAGCTGACGCCTACTTTCCCCCTGGTTTCTGCGGTCAAAGATCTGTCTAATGGCTGTGCTGTAGCTGCTGTGTTGCACTTTTACTGCCCGAGCTTGCTGCCTCTAGAGG ATGTTTGTCTGAAGGACACCATGTCGGTGGCCGACAGTGTTTACAACCTGCAGCTGATCAAAGAGTTCTGTGAGACCAATTTACAGAACTCATGCTCCCTCGCTGTGGAGGACCTGCTCTACGCTCCACCAGTTCTCCAC CTGAACATCATGAACTTCATAGCAGAGCTGCTGGACTGGTTTGAGGTCAAGAAGCCTGATTTTGTCCAGCCCATACAACCCATCGACCTCATAG ATGTCTCAAGGTTCCTGGGCTGCACAAGTCCTGTCAGTGGGAACAGTAACAG TGGTTCTCCGTCTTTTATATTCAAACATCCCTTTGTGCCCATCTCGTCACCAGTGTCACCGG AGAACAAAAGTTggacaaagaaacaaatcag TCGTCCTCTGTCAGCAGTGACTTTCAGCATCCCATTTGGCCTCGACAGTGATGTTGACATTGTGATGGGAAATCCAATAGATTCTGTCTTTCACTCTGTCAGCACTGACAACCTAACCACCGGCATCCCTGCAATGACTCGTGTCCCATACAGCCCTCCAGAGGACCTCAGCCACCTGGTCAGTGCTTCAGCCCCAATGCAGAGGTCTTCCTGGGGACCTTATGCACAAACGGCACCACTAGGAGAGCTGCCAACTATTGAGGAGGCACTACAGGTGGTGCACACTCCCAACAGCAAAGGCGTGAAGAAGGTAAGGATACCAGAAAAAGGTGGAGGGGTGTTTGGAGGAAAGCCGGAGCCCAGGTTACGTCCTGAGGGAGCCCCTGCTGGTTTCTTCCTGCACTGCCTGGAGGAAGATAATCCTCAGCTCAGTAGCTCTGCTCCCAGTCGCTCTGGAATTCTCTACCGGCCTGTTGGAGGAGGGGTGGGTGGTACAGAAAAGCAAGGAagggcagagaggagagagcgatCAGGGCGGAGCTCTGATATGTCACGTGATGATGACTCTGTTCTAAGAGATGGCAGTGTTGACTCCTCTGAAGCATCGGATGATACCCCCAGAAATGCCCCGGGTAATATTCGACCTAGTAGTGGTCACCAAGGAAACCACAGCACCAGCAATAGTCCACGAATGACAAGCTTTGCTGAGCGACGAGACAACAGGAGGCGACATCCTGCTGCTCCTGGTGAGGAGTCGACATCTACTCCAACCCAAGGAACTCCAGGAACTCCGGGAACTCCGGGAACTCCACACACACCCTCAACCCCAGCTGGTGCACCTGGCCATCAGGACAGCCCAGGTCCCAGATGCCCTGAACCAGGCTCTGAGGCCTGGGAGTTGGGTGCTCGTCTGGAGGAAAAACGGAAAAGCATTGAAGCTCAAAAAAGGCGCATTGAAGCCATATTtgcaaaacacagacagaggctTGGAAAAAATGCTTTCCTTCAACTAAAAAGAgagcaaggagagggaggagggcaGGCAGCGGAGGAGGATAGTCTCACCCTGGAGGAGCGCCTTACCCAGATGGAGGAGCAACtaaaacaggaagaagaaaaggaaaaaaaggaggaagaaaaagatggcaataaagagaaagagaatcCATCTGTTTCCAATCCACCACGATTAGAGAAGCAGGTCACTTTCTCTATTGATAGTAAAAAGggaacagaaaaagagaaagcagGTGAAGCTGTTTTTGTGGAATACAATGAAGTGGTGAATAAACTGAGTGAAGCCCTGCAGTCACTGCAGAAGGACATGCAGAAACTCACAGatcagcaacagcagctcaTGAGCAACCAAAGACCTATAAATAACCACAAGACCACTCCAAAATCAACACTTAGAAGTAACATCCAAACACCACCTAAAACTCCTCCACACACTCCAACAAAGACCCCACCAAGAACCCCGACAAAGACTCCGACCAGGAGCACCAGTAAAGGCTGGGTAATCCCTACTAATCCCAATGTCCCCACTGCTTCTTCTCCGTCACGACGATCTAACATTCATTCCTTGTCCACCTCTCCAAAAACGGCCATCTCTTCCTCTTGCCCCGCCCCTCGCACAAAGATTCACTCCTCCACACCTCGCAGCCCCAAACACCACCAGCGTCTGCAAAATCAGCGCCCCCATCCACGGCCTTCTGAACTCAAGTTCCCTCCACTCAACCGTGTCTTGGCTCCGACCCAGACTGTGGACACACTCCCCCACTTACGCCGTGTGTCGCCCAGCAAATGTCAGGTtcagacctcctcctccttccgtATTGGTGGCCCCCAGACTCCTCAGGCATCTCCTCAGCCTGCTCAGCAACTACAGCCTGATGAGAGCACATCAGAAACAGGCTCCAGTGAAACACCAACCCAATTTAGTctggagctggagcaggagcaggaggacgtGGAGGCTGTTGGAGCGCTGCCGGCCCCTTCACAGACCAGGCAAGATCATCCCAGGGCTGCTTGTGGCAGCAGCTCTGGTGCTCCGTCAGAGTGCTCATTTGAGAGTGAGACtttgtccctctctgctgcataCAGCACAGGAGGTGAAGGGGGGAGACATGGTGGTGCAGGGAATCGCTGCAGCCTGATTGAGGTGTCGCTGTCATCTCTTGGAGGGCCTGAGGGGGGCAGTGATGAACCAACAGATGAGGGGCACGAATTCTCCTCTGATTCTATGAGTGATCACACTGAATCTGCTGCAGAACCAGTGAGGAGGCTCGCCCCAGAACTCCTCGATCCTATAGAGCAGCTGAATCTTGGAGCAGAAGTTACAGACTCcccagaagaaaaaacagaatccAAAGACGATacaagacaaacacagatgttGGAACCAAGTGCAGAACAAAATGATCAAGATACCAAAGGAGGAATAGGATTCTTCTTTAAG GATGAGGAGTTGTATCATGAAGGGGAGATGGCCCAGCGTAAAGCTCTTCTACTGGAGAGACAACAAAGGAGaacagaggagatgaagaagaggagacagTGGCTCGAGCAAGAAAAGGAAATCAG ACCTACGTCTTCAGACAGGAGAATAGCGTCTCCTTCAAATACACCACCGGCAGGCACCACCTCCCCTTCCCCTACTCCTCCTGCTACTCCAGGCGCCCGTTGGGGGGATTTCACACGAGGGGAGTATGCGCTGCGACATCAGCTTAAGATCATGGATGACTTGGACAAAATGATGCGGCAGAAATCTTCCAATCAGGGACGATCTTCAGCAAAGAAAACCCGTTCTCGGCCTCGAAGTATGACCAGGGAGGAAACTAAGCTGTCATTGAGTCCAGCCAAAGGAACCGCGG gGTCTAAGTTGAACAAAGTGTACTCTCACTCCTCCCTCACCTTGGCAGCAACGGATGAGCCAGGAAACGTTGGGAGTGACCACACTAAGAAACCCCAAAG ccGCCATGATTCACCTTCAAGATGTGTGACACCGAGTAAACTGGCCAATCAGAGCGGAGAAAGGGACTTGGAGAGTGGTTCTAACGGAGCGTCACCGGCCCTAGAATACACAG GTCCAAAGCTCTTCAAAGAACCAAGCTTCAAGTCCAACAAATTTATCATTAA
- the LOC131467360 gene encoding calmodulin-regulated spectrin-associated protein 3-like isoform X2, producing MVDSPSAMKKTFSVPEIKPLDQYDFNRAKIRASVRWLLSKSYASAETIPVELQEPLYKDRYEQEHLKPAVSKLLLTPEIYCRASQGSPADTSALLQYLIRKGFTPKVQDVDVTEEDLCSVPLKLKCHLALIDSMMSLAAKETVGQVKMALEAEQMGAGAPWENALLFWVNMLNQKLRESTEEDEPLKSQSCTDLQPAQETCQSNRWYWKLVPHAIAFCLKESGNKPPVIRYRKDKVQSKLTPTFPLVSAVKDLSNGCAVAAVLHFYCPSLLPLEDVCLKDTMSVADSVYNLQLIKEFCETNLQNSCSLAVEDLLYAPPVLHLNIMNFIAELLDWFEVKKPDFVQPIQPIDLIDVSRFLGCTSPVSGNSNSGSPSFIFKHPFVPISSPVSPENKSWTKKQISRPLSAVTFSIPFGLDSDVDIVMGNPIDSVFHSVSTDNLTTGIPAMTRVPYSPPEDLSHLVSASAPMQRSSWGPYAQTAPLGELPTIEEALQVVHTPNSKGVKKVRIPEKGGGVFGGKPEPRLRPEGAPAGFFLHCLEEDNPQLSSSAPSRSGILYRPVGGGVGGTEKQGRAERRERSGRSSDMSRDDDSVLRDGSVDSSEASDDTPRNAPGNIRPSSGHQGNHSTSNSPRMTSFAERRDNRRRHPAAPGEESTSTPTQGTPGTPGTPGTPHTPSTPAGAPGHQDSPGPRCPEPGSEAWELGARLEEKRKSIEAQKRRIEAIFAKHRQRLGKNAFLQLKREQGEGGGQAAEEDSLTLEERLTQMEEQLKQEEEKEKKEEEKDGNKEKENPSVSNPPRLEKQVTFSIDSKKGTEKEKAGEAVFVEYNEVVNKLSEALQSLQKDMQKLTDQQQQLMSNQRPINNHKTTPKSTLRSNIQTPPKTPPHTPTKTPPRTPTKTPTRSTSKGWVIPTNPNVPTASSPSRRSNIHSLSTSPKTAISSSCPAPRTKIHSSTPRSPKHHQRLQNQRPHPRPSELKFPPLNRVLAPTQTVDTLPHLRRVSPSKCQVQTSSSFRIGGPQTPQASPQPAQQLQPDESTSETGSSETPTQFSLELEQEQEDVEAVGALPAPSQTRQDHPRAACGSSSGAPSECSFESETLSLSAAYSTGGEGGRHGGAGNRCSLIEVSLSSLGGPEGGSDEPTDEGHEFSSDSMSDHTESAAEPVRRLAPELLDPIEQLNLGAEVTDSPEEKTESKDDTRQTQMLEPSAEQNDQDTKGGIGFFFKDEELYHEGEMAQRKALLLERQQRRTEEMKKRRQWLEQEKEIRPTSSDRRIASPSNTPPAGTTSPSPTPPATPGARWGDFTRGEYALRHQLKIMDDLDKMMRQKSSNQGRSSAKKTRSRPRSMTREETKLSLSPAKGTAGSKLNKVYSHSSLTLAATDEPGNVGSDHTKKPQSRHDSPSRCVTPSKLANQSGERDLESGSNGASPALEYTGPKLFKEPSFKSNKFIINNALSRCCLAGKVNETQKNKIVEEIEKSPANHFLILFRDSSCQFRGVYTMNPDSQELVRLAGVGPRTIGSTQVEAIYKYSSDRKQFSAIPSKTMGMSVDAFTIPGHLWHGGGGAAGGGSRRASITKKAVITK from the exons ATGGTGGACTCTCCCAGCGCGATGAAGAAGACCTTCTCGGTGCCGGAGATCAAACCTTTGGACCAGTACGACTTTAACCGGGCCAAGATCCGCGCCAGTGTCCGGTGGCTGCTGTCGAAGTCTTACGCCTCTGCAG AAACCATTCCTGTTGAGTTGCAGGAGCCACTTTACAAGGACCGGTATGAACAAGAGCACCTTAAGCCGGCTGTCTCCAAGCTGCTTCTCACCCCGGAGATCTACTGCCGAGCGTCGCAGGGGTCACCTGCCGACACCTCCGCCCTCCTGCAGTACCTCATTAGAAAAGGTTTCACTCCAAAGGTCCAGGATGTTGATGTCACAGAGGAAGATCTCTGCAGTGTTCCCCTCAAGTTG AAATGCCACCTTGCTCTGATTGACTCTATGATGTCACTGGCTGCCAAAGAGACAGTCGGTCAGGTGAAGATGGCGCTGGAGGCGGAGCAGATGGGCGCCGGGGCTCCGTGGGAGAACGCTCTGCTGTTCTGGGTCAACATG CTAAACCAGAAGCTGAGAGAAAGCACAGAGGAAGACGAGCCTCTCAAGTCACAGTCGTGTACAGATCTGCAGCCTGCTCAGGAaacg TGTCAGTCCAACCGCTGGTACTGGAAACTAGTCCCC CATGCTATCGCTTTTTGTTTGAAGGAGTCGGGAAATAAGCCACCAGTG ATCCGTTATAGGAAAGATAAAGTGCAGTCGAAGCTGACGCCTACTTTCCCCCTGGTTTCTGCGGTCAAAGATCTGTCTAATGGCTGTGCTGTAGCTGCTGTGTTGCACTTTTACTGCCCGAGCTTGCTGCCTCTAGAGG ATGTTTGTCTGAAGGACACCATGTCGGTGGCCGACAGTGTTTACAACCTGCAGCTGATCAAAGAGTTCTGTGAGACCAATTTACAGAACTCATGCTCCCTCGCTGTGGAGGACCTGCTCTACGCTCCACCAGTTCTCCAC CTGAACATCATGAACTTCATAGCAGAGCTGCTGGACTGGTTTGAGGTCAAGAAGCCTGATTTTGTCCAGCCCATACAACCCATCGACCTCATAG ATGTCTCAAGGTTCCTGGGCTGCACAAGTCCTGTCAGTGGGAACAGTAACAG TGGTTCTCCGTCTTTTATATTCAAACATCCCTTTGTGCCCATCTCGTCACCAGTGTCACCGG AGAACAAAAGTTggacaaagaaacaaatcag TCGTCCTCTGTCAGCAGTGACTTTCAGCATCCCATTTGGCCTCGACAGTGATGTTGACATTGTGATGGGAAATCCAATAGATTCTGTCTTTCACTCTGTCAGCACTGACAACCTAACCACCGGCATCCCTGCAATGACTCGTGTCCCATACAGCCCTCCAGAGGACCTCAGCCACCTGGTCAGTGCTTCAGCCCCAATGCAGAGGTCTTCCTGGGGACCTTATGCACAAACGGCACCACTAGGAGAGCTGCCAACTATTGAGGAGGCACTACAGGTGGTGCACACTCCCAACAGCAAAGGCGTGAAGAAGGTAAGGATACCAGAAAAAGGTGGAGGGGTGTTTGGAGGAAAGCCGGAGCCCAGGTTACGTCCTGAGGGAGCCCCTGCTGGTTTCTTCCTGCACTGCCTGGAGGAAGATAATCCTCAGCTCAGTAGCTCTGCTCCCAGTCGCTCTGGAATTCTCTACCGGCCTGTTGGAGGAGGGGTGGGTGGTACAGAAAAGCAAGGAagggcagagaggagagagcgatCAGGGCGGAGCTCTGATATGTCACGTGATGATGACTCTGTTCTAAGAGATGGCAGTGTTGACTCCTCTGAAGCATCGGATGATACCCCCAGAAATGCCCCGGGTAATATTCGACCTAGTAGTGGTCACCAAGGAAACCACAGCACCAGCAATAGTCCACGAATGACAAGCTTTGCTGAGCGACGAGACAACAGGAGGCGACATCCTGCTGCTCCTGGTGAGGAGTCGACATCTACTCCAACCCAAGGAACTCCAGGAACTCCGGGAACTCCGGGAACTCCACACACACCCTCAACCCCAGCTGGTGCACCTGGCCATCAGGACAGCCCAGGTCCCAGATGCCCTGAACCAGGCTCTGAGGCCTGGGAGTTGGGTGCTCGTCTGGAGGAAAAACGGAAAAGCATTGAAGCTCAAAAAAGGCGCATTGAAGCCATATTtgcaaaacacagacagaggctTGGAAAAAATGCTTTCCTTCAACTAAAAAGAgagcaaggagagggaggagggcaGGCAGCGGAGGAGGATAGTCTCACCCTGGAGGAGCGCCTTACCCAGATGGAGGAGCAACtaaaacaggaagaagaaaaggaaaaaaaggaggaagaaaaagatggcaataaagagaaagagaatcCATCTGTTTCCAATCCACCACGATTAGAGAAGCAGGTCACTTTCTCTATTGATAGTAAAAAGggaacagaaaaagagaaagcagGTGAAGCTGTTTTTGTGGAATACAATGAAGTGGTGAATAAACTGAGTGAAGCCCTGCAGTCACTGCAGAAGGACATGCAGAAACTCACAGatcagcaacagcagctcaTGAGCAACCAAAGACCTATAAATAACCACAAGACCACTCCAAAATCAACACTTAGAAGTAACATCCAAACACCACCTAAAACTCCTCCACACACTCCAACAAAGACCCCACCAAGAACCCCGACAAAGACTCCGACCAGGAGCACCAGTAAAGGCTGGGTAATCCCTACTAATCCCAATGTCCCCACTGCTTCTTCTCCGTCACGACGATCTAACATTCATTCCTTGTCCACCTCTCCAAAAACGGCCATCTCTTCCTCTTGCCCCGCCCCTCGCACAAAGATTCACTCCTCCACACCTCGCAGCCCCAAACACCACCAGCGTCTGCAAAATCAGCGCCCCCATCCACGGCCTTCTGAACTCAAGTTCCCTCCACTCAACCGTGTCTTGGCTCCGACCCAGACTGTGGACACACTCCCCCACTTACGCCGTGTGTCGCCCAGCAAATGTCAGGTtcagacctcctcctccttccgtATTGGTGGCCCCCAGACTCCTCAGGCATCTCCTCAGCCTGCTCAGCAACTACAGCCTGATGAGAGCACATCAGAAACAGGCTCCAGTGAAACACCAACCCAATTTAGTctggagctggagcaggagcaggaggacgtGGAGGCTGTTGGAGCGCTGCCGGCCCCTTCACAGACCAGGCAAGATCATCCCAGGGCTGCTTGTGGCAGCAGCTCTGGTGCTCCGTCAGAGTGCTCATTTGAGAGTGAGACtttgtccctctctgctgcataCAGCACAGGAGGTGAAGGGGGGAGACATGGTGGTGCAGGGAATCGCTGCAGCCTGATTGAGGTGTCGCTGTCATCTCTTGGAGGGCCTGAGGGGGGCAGTGATGAACCAACAGATGAGGGGCACGAATTCTCCTCTGATTCTATGAGTGATCACACTGAATCTGCTGCAGAACCAGTGAGGAGGCTCGCCCCAGAACTCCTCGATCCTATAGAGCAGCTGAATCTTGGAGCAGAAGTTACAGACTCcccagaagaaaaaacagaatccAAAGACGATacaagacaaacacagatgttGGAACCAAGTGCAGAACAAAATGATCAAGATACCAAAGGAGGAATAGGATTCTTCTTTAAG GATGAGGAGTTGTATCATGAAGGGGAGATGGCCCAGCGTAAAGCTCTTCTACTGGAGAGACAACAAAGGAGaacagaggagatgaagaagaggagacagTGGCTCGAGCAAGAAAAGGAAATCAG ACCTACGTCTTCAGACAGGAGAATAGCGTCTCCTTCAAATACACCACCGGCAGGCACCACCTCCCCTTCCCCTACTCCTCCTGCTACTCCAGGCGCCCGTTGGGGGGATTTCACACGAGGGGAGTATGCGCTGCGACATCAGCTTAAGATCATGGATGACTTGGACAAAATGATGCGGCAGAAATCTTCCAATCAGGGACGATCTTCAGCAAAGAAAACCCGTTCTCGGCCTCGAAGTATGACCAGGGAGGAAACTAAGCTGTCATTGAGTCCAGCCAAAGGAACCGCGG gGTCTAAGTTGAACAAAGTGTACTCTCACTCCTCCCTCACCTTGGCAGCAACGGATGAGCCAGGAAACGTTGGGAGTGACCACACTAAGAAACCCCAAAG ccGCCATGATTCACCTTCAAGATGTGTGACACCGAGTAAACTGGCCAATCAGAGCGGAGAAAGGGACTTGGAGAGTGGTTCTAACGGAGCGTCACCGGCCCTAGAATACACAG GTCCAAAGCTCTTCAAAGAACCAAGCTTCAAGTCCAACAAATTTATCATTAA